In a single window of the Micromonospora sp. WMMD1155 genome:
- a CDS encoding cation:proton antiporter — MLLLCFAAVLLAAVLVSALAHRTILSTAALFLVAGFVLGEGTTGVLHLEADSPIVAQLAELALFAVLFTDGMRVGWPDLRSAWRLPGRALGWGLPLTLLVTAALAHYVAGLGWAEALLVGAILAPTDPVFAAALVGNDKVPARLRHLLNVESGVNDGLALPFVVVLLAVAAGSDDLHLGRLTTELAVGLAIGVLVPLAALALERTRFFAASAAYAPLNGVAIGLLVLALGKATHGNLFLAAFAAGITVATFGPRERAAFEHFGENIAELLKLGALLVFGALISVDFLGDISWTGWVFAVLAIVVARPVALWISFLRSGLSLREQAATMWFGPKGFASVVYGLLVIESGIPAADEIFHLVALTIVISILAHSSTDVVVAQAFDDTGDTPNWHDALRRLRHVRRVRRRVTVSRQPTGDPAATVASDGTEKADDGQANAQ; from the coding sequence GTGCTGCTCCTCTGCTTTGCCGCTGTCCTGCTCGCCGCCGTGCTGGTGTCGGCGCTCGCGCATCGGACGATCCTGTCCACGGCGGCGTTGTTCCTGGTCGCCGGGTTCGTCCTCGGTGAGGGCACCACCGGTGTGCTGCACCTGGAGGCCGATTCACCGATCGTGGCGCAACTGGCCGAGCTGGCTCTCTTCGCGGTGCTGTTCACCGACGGGATGCGCGTCGGCTGGCCGGACCTGCGCAGCGCGTGGAGACTGCCCGGCAGGGCGCTGGGTTGGGGTCTGCCCCTGACGTTGCTGGTGACCGCGGCGTTGGCGCACTACGTGGCCGGCCTGGGTTGGGCGGAGGCCCTCCTGGTGGGGGCGATCCTGGCGCCCACGGACCCGGTGTTCGCGGCCGCGTTGGTCGGCAACGACAAGGTGCCCGCACGGTTGCGGCATCTCCTCAACGTCGAGTCCGGGGTGAACGACGGACTTGCCCTGCCGTTCGTGGTGGTGCTGCTCGCGGTAGCGGCCGGCTCCGATGACCTGCACCTGGGCAGATTGACCACCGAACTGGCCGTCGGCCTGGCGATCGGTGTGCTGGTGCCGCTGGCGGCGCTCGCGCTGGAGCGTACCCGCTTCTTCGCCGCCTCGGCGGCGTACGCGCCGCTGAACGGGGTCGCGATCGGGCTGCTGGTGCTGGCTCTCGGCAAGGCCACCCACGGCAATCTGTTCCTCGCCGCGTTCGCCGCCGGCATCACCGTGGCGACCTTCGGGCCCCGGGAACGCGCGGCGTTCGAGCACTTCGGAGAGAACATCGCCGAACTGCTCAAGCTGGGCGCACTGCTGGTCTTCGGGGCCCTGATCTCGGTCGATTTCCTCGGCGACATCTCCTGGACCGGCTGGGTCTTCGCCGTGCTGGCCATCGTGGTCGCCCGGCCGGTCGCCCTGTGGATCTCCTTCCTGCGCTCCGGGCTGAGCCTTCGGGAACAGGCAGCGACCATGTGGTTCGGGCCCAAGGGCTTCGCCTCGGTCGTCTACGGCCTGCTGGTGATCGAGTCCGGCATCCCCGCGGCGGACGAGATCTTCCACCTGGTCGCGTTGACGATCGTCATCTCGATCCTGGCGCACTCCTCGACCGATGTCGTGGTCGCGCAGGCTTTCGACGACACCGGCGACACGCCAAACTGGCACGACGCGCTGCGCCGGCTACGTCACGTGCGCCGGGTGCGCCGGCGGGTGACGGTCTCGCGTCAGCCCACCGGCGACCCAGCGGCGACCGTCGCCTCGGACGGCACCGAGAAGGCTGATGACGGTCAGGCGAACGCGCAGTAG
- a CDS encoding HAMP domain-containing sensor histidine kinase yields MRRLGLRTRVTVAFAVGALLLSASMALVSYELTRRSLIGERERTALRAAYFDAAVVRAGLDTDTPDVVEVLRSLDTGGSRRPVLNLDGEWYARTADPDTTTAIPAELRDVVAAGRPALQRVRVNGQTALVVGVPLSATATYFEVNSLLELEQTFQVLALALTSVAIVVAGSGAALGSYATRHGLRPLTAVADAAEKIAAGDFTARLDPAVDPDLTRLSSSFNQMVDRLAHRIERDRRFAADVSHELRSPLQTLAAAASVLARRREHQDERTALAAGLVADEIDRFQRLVNDLIDLARSDQPADRASVDVAALACDACHALDLPDSIVHLAPATPATWRIDRRRVAQILANLLDNAVTYGGGPTSVLLTHDGSAAVIEVDDEGPGVPVEDREMIFERFVRGRAAHTRGAGDGTGLGLALVAQHAAAHNGHVTVADRPGGGARFRVTLMGGLT; encoded by the coding sequence ATGAGACGGCTCGGCCTCCGTACCCGGGTCACCGTCGCGTTCGCCGTGGGCGCGCTCCTGCTCTCGGCGTCGATGGCTCTCGTCTCGTACGAGCTGACCCGCCGATCCCTGATCGGCGAGCGGGAACGCACTGCCCTCCGGGCGGCTTATTTCGACGCCGCGGTGGTCCGCGCCGGGCTGGACACCGACACGCCCGACGTCGTGGAGGTGCTCCGGTCGCTGGACACCGGTGGCAGCCGTCGGCCGGTGCTGAACCTGGACGGCGAGTGGTACGCCCGCACCGCCGACCCGGACACCACCACCGCCATTCCCGCCGAGCTACGCGACGTCGTCGCCGCTGGCCGGCCCGCGCTGCAGCGTGTCCGCGTCAACGGCCAGACCGCGTTGGTGGTCGGGGTGCCCCTGTCCGCGACAGCGACGTACTTCGAGGTCAACTCGCTGCTCGAACTGGAGCAGACGTTCCAGGTGCTGGCTCTCGCCTTGACCAGCGTTGCCATCGTGGTGGCCGGGTCCGGCGCGGCCCTCGGGTCGTACGCCACCCGGCACGGCCTGCGACCGCTGACGGCGGTCGCCGACGCCGCCGAGAAGATCGCCGCCGGTGACTTCACCGCCCGCCTCGATCCGGCCGTGGACCCCGACCTGACCCGGTTGTCGTCGTCGTTCAACCAGATGGTCGACCGGCTCGCCCACCGCATCGAACGCGACCGCCGCTTCGCCGCGGACGTGAGCCACGAGCTGCGCTCGCCGTTGCAGACCCTGGCCGCGGCCGCCAGCGTCCTGGCCCGTCGCCGGGAACACCAGGACGAGCGAACCGCTCTCGCTGCCGGGCTCGTCGCCGACGAGATCGACCGGTTCCAGCGGCTGGTCAACGACCTGATCGATCTGGCGCGCAGCGACCAGCCCGCCGACCGTGCCTCGGTGGACGTGGCGGCGTTGGCCTGCGACGCCTGTCACGCCCTCGACCTGCCGGACTCGATCGTTCACCTCGCGCCCGCCACGCCCGCGACCTGGCGGATCGACAGGCGACGAGTCGCGCAGATCCTGGCGAATCTGCTCGACAACGCGGTCACCTACGGCGGCGGCCCGACCTCTGTCCTGCTGACTCACGACGGCAGCGCCGCCGTGATCGAGGTCGACGACGAAGGACCGGGCGTGCCGGTCGAGGACCGCGAGATGATCTTTGAACGCTTCGTCCGCGGTCGGGCCGCGCACACCCGTGGCGCCGGCGACGGCACCGGCCTCGGGCTGGCTCTGGTCGCCCAGCACGCCGCCGCGCACAACGGCCATGTCACTGTCGCCGACCGCCCCGGCGGCGGCGCCCGCTTCCGCGTCACACTGATGGGCGGCCTGACATGA
- a CDS encoding serine/threonine-protein kinase, translating into MRLLQQRYRLDETVGRGGMAVVWRGFDLRLQRTVAVKMLSPELLDDPAARERLRAEALAAAMLDHSHIAAVYDYGEQRSGRRRAPFLVMEFVHGETLAARLERSGAMSLPEAARIGAAVADALAIAHTHGLVHRDVKPANVMLGPRRIKVVDLGIAAAIGQAPADDAGRIWGTPAYLAPEQAAGAPASPAGDVFALALMLAVCVTGRSPADLRRGRDGVELPPVPELSAAAADLLRRCLATEAERRPAAAEVADGLRAAAGVQVVRPAGPPADPAVVSGSTCRLNGDSLAPTPGAGDRPAASGRLRRLGSRVAVGVPAVLLAAVVVGQLPGVSGLRDAADSADADAEPGRCAARYTARHLSDGTFQADLTVTNTGTRWLRDWSLAFMLPTGQRLLVDGVSWDQDRRQVTFTPTTQLPPGATLSTALRGTTEDGDLTAPAAFSVNGLACDQVVNQIASPVMDNDGPSEPGAESGGESRPTRGASGTRSTTAVPSLTGAPAGDPPPTTEASAATPSPQSPPPTTQPGRTPTPSPSADPSSSTDPSSSTDPSSSTDPSSSTGSASPPADDEPSASPRSDGSVGASRTAVAADGPAAGVAGG; encoded by the coding sequence GTGCGACTCCTGCAGCAGCGCTACCGGCTTGACGAAACTGTCGGTCGCGGCGGCATGGCAGTTGTCTGGCGTGGGTTCGACCTGCGGCTCCAACGTACTGTCGCGGTGAAGATGCTCTCGCCCGAGTTGCTGGACGACCCGGCGGCGCGGGAGCGGCTGCGTGCCGAGGCGCTCGCCGCGGCGATGCTCGACCATTCGCACATCGCCGCCGTCTACGACTACGGCGAGCAACGGAGCGGCAGGAGACGTGCGCCGTTCCTGGTGATGGAGTTCGTTCACGGCGAAACCCTCGCCGCCCGCCTCGAGCGCTCCGGCGCGATGTCGTTGCCTGAGGCTGCCCGGATCGGTGCCGCAGTGGCGGACGCCCTCGCCATCGCGCATACGCACGGGCTCGTCCATCGCGACGTGAAGCCCGCCAACGTGATGCTCGGTCCGCGCCGGATCAAGGTCGTCGACCTGGGTATCGCGGCGGCGATCGGTCAGGCGCCGGCCGACGACGCGGGAAGGATCTGGGGTACGCCTGCCTACCTGGCGCCGGAGCAGGCCGCCGGGGCTCCCGCGTCGCCGGCCGGTGACGTCTTCGCCCTGGCGCTGATGCTGGCCGTCTGCGTCACCGGCCGGAGCCCCGCCGACCTGCGGCGCGGCCGCGACGGCGTCGAGCTTCCACCCGTGCCGGAGCTGTCGGCCGCGGCGGCGGACCTGCTGCGGCGTTGCCTGGCCACGGAGGCGGAACGCCGGCCGGCGGCCGCCGAGGTGGCCGATGGTCTGCGTGCCGCCGCCGGCGTCCAGGTGGTGCGACCCGCTGGCCCGCCTGCCGACCCGGCGGTGGTCAGCGGGTCGACGTGCCGACTTAACGGCGATTCGCTGGCGCCGACTCCCGGTGCTGGCGACCGGCCGGCGGCGAGTGGCCGGCTGCGCCGGCTCGGTTCCAGGGTTGCCGTCGGTGTGCCGGCGGTCCTGCTCGCTGCGGTGGTCGTCGGTCAACTGCCGGGTGTGTCCGGGCTCCGTGACGCCGCCGACAGCGCCGACGCCGACGCGGAGCCCGGACGGTGTGCCGCTCGGTACACGGCGCGTCACCTCTCGGACGGTACGTTCCAGGCCGACCTGACCGTCACCAACACCGGTACCCGGTGGCTGCGGGACTGGTCACTGGCCTTCATGCTGCCCACCGGTCAGCGTCTCCTCGTCGACGGCGTCTCCTGGGACCAGGACCGCCGCCAGGTGACGTTCACCCCGACGACACAGTTGCCGCCCGGGGCCACGTTGTCCACGGCGCTGCGCGGCACGACCGAGGACGGTGACCTCACCGCGCCCGCCGCCTTCTCGGTCAACGGGCTTGCGTGCGACCAGGTGGTCAACCAGATCGCGTCGCCCGTGATGGACAACGACGGGCCCTCCGAGCCCGGCGCCGAGTCGGGCGGCGAGAGCCGACCGACCAGAGGGGCGTCTGGTACGCGGTCCACCACCGCGGTCCCGTCGCTCACTGGCGCGCCAGCGGGTGACCCGCCGCCGACAACGGAGGCGAGTGCGGCCACGCCCTCGCCGCAGAGCCCACCTCCGACGACACAGCCCGGCCGCACGCCCACACCGTCGCCGTCCGCGGACCCGTCGTCGAGCACCGACCCGTCGTCGAGCACCGACCCGTCGTCGAGCACCGACCCGTCGTCGAGCACCGGCTCGGCGTCCCCACCCGCCGATGACGAACCTTCCGCCAGCCCCCGGTCCGACGGTTCGGTCGGCGCGTCCCGTACGGCCGTCGCGGCAGACGGACCTGCCGCGGGAGTCGCGGGGGGGTGA
- a CDS encoding STAS domain-containing protein encodes MTVVPDEHLMTLICDACGDSVQASACVLPDAEVVWTLISEQGWSGSPFATGPHRCPHCSLLPVSGGGTTRRDDHGPGGILGIDHLDDVTIVVATGDIDLDTGDTLRAALCHAADMGGHVVVDLARVHVIDSTGLGLLVRAHRDARDRGATLSLAAPSRFIRTVLHTMRLEAAFPVFDSRDEALAQLSRKTTADSAATPAIASARSGR; translated from the coding sequence ATGACGGTCGTCCCGGACGAACACCTGATGACACTGATCTGTGACGCTTGCGGCGATTCCGTCCAGGCCAGCGCGTGCGTGCTCCCCGACGCCGAGGTCGTTTGGACCCTGATATCGGAGCAGGGCTGGAGCGGGTCCCCCTTCGCTACCGGCCCGCACCGCTGTCCGCACTGCAGCCTGCTGCCAGTCTCCGGCGGCGGTACGACGCGGCGCGACGACCACGGTCCGGGAGGCATCCTCGGCATCGACCATCTGGACGACGTGACGATCGTCGTCGCCACCGGCGACATCGATCTCGACACCGGTGACACCCTACGCGCGGCCCTATGCCACGCGGCCGACATGGGCGGACACGTAGTGGTCGACCTCGCCCGGGTGCACGTCATCGACTCCACCGGTCTCGGGCTCCTCGTCCGCGCCCACCGTGACGCCCGCGACCGTGGCGCCACGCTGTCACTGGCTGCGCCGTCGCGGTTCATCCGCACGGTCCTGCACACCATGCGCCTGGAGGCGGCGTTCCCCGTCTTCGACAGCCGTGACGAGGCCCTCGCGCAGCTGTCCCGGAAAACGACTGCCGATTCGGCGGCCACCCCGGCCATCGCGTCCGCTCGTTCCGGGCGGTAG
- a CDS encoding GerMN domain-containing protein, translated as MNRRHVVVVAFVALLAGCGIPAEDAPRTVQPPPGPFQGPTPSEASAPAGPATETLCLVRDNRIIPVPRRADRPATVQEQLRDLLGGPTTAERDKNLTSALPGAVNAAGVTVTGTQAQVVVDEPGSDAGRSDEILAFGQIVCTLTNRDDVTSVTFLRDGKPLAVPRADGSLSNQALVRADYITLISPR; from the coding sequence ATGAACCGTCGCCATGTCGTCGTCGTGGCGTTCGTCGCGCTGCTGGCCGGCTGTGGCATCCCGGCCGAGGACGCACCACGTACCGTCCAACCACCGCCGGGCCCGTTCCAGGGACCGACACCCAGCGAAGCCAGCGCGCCGGCGGGCCCCGCAACCGAGACACTCTGCTTGGTCCGCGACAACCGGATCATCCCGGTGCCGCGACGAGCCGACCGTCCCGCCACCGTCCAGGAGCAACTACGAGATCTGCTCGGCGGGCCCACCACCGCCGAACGCGACAAGAACCTCACCAGCGCCCTGCCGGGCGCGGTCAACGCCGCCGGTGTGACAGTGACGGGCACCCAGGCTCAGGTCGTGGTCGACGAACCGGGCAGCGATGCCGGGCGTAGTGATGAGATCCTCGCGTTCGGTCAGATCGTCTGTACTCTCACCAACCGTGACGACGTCACCTCGGTGACGTTTCTCCGCGACGGCAAGCCTCTGGCCGTACCCCGCGCCGACGGCTCACTGTCCAACCAAGCCCTCGTGCGCGCCGACTACATCACACTGATCAGCCCGCGTTGA
- a CDS encoding NADP-dependent oxidoreductase — protein MRTVGFHEFGGPDVLRVIDLPEPHAGPGEVRVRVHAAAVNPADTLVRAGVHAQALAGVPGPYVPGMEIAGVVDEIGPGTETPLGIGTPVMAMVQPIGTAAGGYAEYKVLPAGWVVPAPAGVDHPAAATLPMNGLTALLALDQLALPPGSVLAVTGAAGILGGYLVQLATHLGLVVIADAAPADEPLVRSLGAAEVVARGPGVTEAILARHPHGVDAIADVALLGPDLLAAVRDGGRFARFRSAGEPGGYRTDDLRGITMVAPFVPDYAGRTGKLDEIRRLAEADVLTPRLADTLPAAEAAEAHRRFEAGGVRGRLVLTF, from the coding sequence GTGCGTACGGTTGGGTTCCACGAGTTCGGCGGGCCGGACGTGCTGCGCGTCATCGACCTGCCGGAACCGCACGCCGGGCCCGGCGAGGTTCGGGTACGCGTGCACGCCGCCGCGGTGAACCCGGCGGACACGCTGGTGCGAGCCGGTGTGCACGCGCAAGCGCTCGCCGGGGTGCCGGGACCGTACGTGCCCGGCATGGAGATTGCGGGAGTGGTCGACGAGATCGGCCCGGGCACCGAGACCCCGCTCGGCATCGGTACACCGGTGATGGCGATGGTGCAGCCGATCGGGACGGCAGCGGGCGGTTACGCCGAGTACAAGGTGCTGCCAGCAGGGTGGGTGGTTCCCGCGCCGGCGGGTGTCGACCATCCGGCCGCGGCCACGCTGCCGATGAACGGGCTCACCGCGTTGCTCGCGCTTGACCAGCTGGCCCTCCCTCCGGGCTCGGTGCTCGCCGTGACCGGGGCTGCCGGGATTCTCGGCGGCTATCTGGTGCAGTTGGCCACCCACCTCGGGCTGGTCGTGATCGCCGACGCCGCGCCCGCCGACGAGCCGCTGGTCCGCTCGCTCGGGGCGGCAGAGGTCGTCGCCCGCGGACCGGGGGTGACCGAGGCGATCCTGGCCCGCCACCCACACGGGGTCGACGCGATCGCCGACGTGGCGTTGCTCGGCCCGGACCTGCTTGCCGCCGTCCGCGATGGCGGCCGCTTCGCCCGGTTCCGCAGCGCGGGAGAGCCCGGCGGCTACCGGACCGACGACCTGCGCGGAATCACGATGGTCGCGCCGTTCGTCCCCGACTACGCGGGACGGACCGGCAAACTCGACGAGATCCGCCGCCTCGCGGAGGCGGATGTGCTCACCCCGCGCCTGGCCGACACCCTGCCCGCCGCCGAAGCGGCCGAGGCCCATCGGCGTTTCGAGGCGGGCGGCGTCCGCGGACGCCTGGTCCTCACCTTCTGA
- a CDS encoding helix-turn-helix domain-containing protein: MATSGTTLTPASAPDQDPAADCEQRRALIRDVLERIGDKWSVVVICQLGHGTRRFNELRRQSDPITQRMLSATLRGLERDGLVTRTVHDSKPPRVDYTLTPRGLSLLDIVRGLASWAEGNVTDILASRAFFDAR; the protein is encoded by the coding sequence ATGGCAACGTCCGGCACCACGCTCACCCCGGCCAGCGCACCCGACCAAGACCCTGCCGCCGACTGCGAGCAGCGTCGCGCCCTGATCCGCGACGTGCTCGAACGGATCGGCGACAAGTGGTCCGTGGTCGTCATCTGCCAACTGGGTCACGGCACCCGACGATTCAACGAGCTGCGTCGACAGAGCGACCCCATCACCCAGCGGATGCTCAGCGCGACGCTGCGCGGGTTGGAGCGGGACGGGTTGGTGACCCGTACCGTGCACGACAGCAAACCGCCGCGCGTCGACTACACGCTCACCCCTCGCGGCCTCAGCCTCCTCGACATCGTCCGAGGTCTGGCGAGTTGGGCAGAGGGAAACGTCACCGACATCCTGGCCTCCCGGGCGTTCTTCGACGCCCGGTAG
- a CDS encoding response regulator transcription factor, giving the protein MTAVLLIEDDDRIRLALLLALEDEGYEAVGAATAEEGLRAQRRAPADYVLVDLMLPGLDGFECIRQIRRNDDVPIVVVSARDDTHDIVAALEAGADDYVVKPVAIKELTARLRALHRRARNTGAGQVPEPVPVLAFGELEISPDAGEVRRAGRPVAVTRTEFRLLCELAEHAGRVLSRQQLLSRVWGYDNGDERLVDVHVGRLRQKIEPDPANPEHLVTLRGLGYKLQR; this is encoded by the coding sequence ATGACGGCCGTACTGTTGATCGAGGACGACGACCGGATCCGCCTGGCGTTGCTGCTCGCACTCGAGGACGAGGGTTACGAGGCCGTCGGTGCGGCCACCGCGGAGGAGGGCCTGCGCGCGCAGCGCCGTGCTCCCGCCGACTACGTGCTGGTCGACCTGATGCTGCCCGGCCTGGACGGCTTCGAGTGCATCCGGCAGATCCGCCGAAACGACGACGTGCCGATCGTGGTGGTCAGCGCCCGCGACGACACCCACGACATCGTGGCCGCCCTGGAGGCCGGCGCCGACGACTACGTCGTCAAGCCGGTGGCGATCAAGGAGCTGACCGCCCGACTGCGGGCCCTGCACCGCCGTGCCCGGAATACCGGCGCAGGGCAGGTACCGGAACCGGTGCCGGTGCTCGCCTTCGGTGAACTGGAGATCAGCCCCGACGCGGGCGAGGTCCGCCGCGCGGGTCGACCCGTCGCGGTCACCCGCACCGAGTTCCGGCTGCTGTGCGAGCTGGCCGAGCACGCGGGCCGGGTGCTGTCCCGCCAGCAGTTGCTCAGCCGCGTCTGGGGCTACGACAACGGCGACGAGCGGCTCGTCGACGTGCATGTCGGCCGGCTGCGGCAGAAGATCGAGCCGGATCCGGCGAACCCGGAGCACCTGGTGACCCTGCGGGGTCTGGGCTACAAGTTGCAGCGATGA
- a CDS encoding DUF1330 domain-containing protein yields the protein MAVDPSGEDLRDFLTEDPEAPVVMLNLLRFADGGRSSYASYAAELRDTFLPRYGGKVIYAGAGGPALVAEDGQAWDAVLLVRYPSRQAFCAMVADPAYQQVTRLRTVALQEAVLQPTVPWSPS from the coding sequence GTGGCGGTCGATCCGAGCGGCGAGGACCTGCGGGACTTCCTGACGGAGGATCCAGAGGCGCCAGTGGTCATGCTCAACCTGCTGCGCTTCGCCGACGGGGGGCGGAGTTCGTACGCGAGCTACGCGGCCGAGCTGCGGGATACGTTCCTGCCTCGCTACGGCGGCAAGGTCATCTATGCCGGTGCAGGCGGTCCGGCGCTCGTGGCCGAGGACGGCCAGGCCTGGGACGCCGTGCTGTTGGTCCGGTACCCGAGCCGGCAGGCGTTCTGCGCGATGGTCGCTGATCCCGCGTACCAGCAGGTCACGCGACTGCGCACGGTGGCGTTGCAGGAGGCCGTGCTCCAGCCGACCGTACCCTGGTCGCCGTCCTGA
- a CDS encoding SDR family oxidoreductase, with protein MSTRFADKVVLITGATSGMGRAVAERVSAEGAKVVLAARGKDVGEAFAAELRSTGRDAHFVPTDVTVETEVAALVRQTVERYARLDAAFNNVGAATAVGPLADIDGEAWQADLSLNLSSVFYGLKYQIPALRSTGGGAIVNNASNLGVTGAAGMASYSAAKHGVVGLTRSAALDVAASGVRINALVTGGVDTPLLRNNLGTDPEEAIRAAGAWHPVGRVAQPDEIAAFVAFLLSDEARFVTGAALAIDGGLTAA; from the coding sequence GTGTCCACACGTTTCGCAGACAAGGTCGTCCTGATCACCGGCGCGACGTCCGGCATGGGTCGGGCCGTCGCCGAGCGGGTCTCTGCCGAGGGCGCGAAGGTGGTGCTGGCCGCACGAGGTAAGGACGTGGGCGAGGCGTTCGCCGCAGAGCTGCGTTCCACCGGCCGGGACGCCCACTTCGTGCCCACCGACGTGACGGTGGAGACCGAGGTGGCAGCACTTGTTCGCCAGACGGTCGAGCGGTACGCGCGACTCGATGCCGCGTTCAACAACGTCGGGGCCGCCACCGCGGTCGGCCCGCTGGCCGACATCGACGGCGAGGCCTGGCAGGCCGACCTGTCGCTCAACCTCAGCAGCGTCTTCTACGGTCTCAAATACCAGATCCCCGCGCTGCGGTCGACCGGCGGTGGCGCGATCGTCAACAACGCGTCCAACCTCGGCGTGACCGGCGCGGCCGGCATGGCCTCCTACAGTGCCGCCAAGCACGGCGTGGTGGGGCTCACCCGATCCGCGGCGTTGGACGTGGCGGCCAGCGGTGTGCGGATCAACGCGCTGGTCACCGGCGGCGTCGATACCCCTCTACTGCGGAACAACCTGGGCACGGACCCGGAGGAGGCGATCCGCGCGGCGGGGGCGTGGCACCCGGTAGGACGGGTCGCCCAGCCGGACGAGATCGCGGCCTTCGTCGCGTTCCTGCTCAGTGATGAGGCCAGGTTCGTGACCGGGGCAGCGCTGGCGATCGACGGTGGCCTGACGGCGGCCTGA
- a CDS encoding BON domain-containing protein translates to MYMHWPTPGENWFGDDSDQSRPDVEDLRIEALVAQRLSGDWTTRQQQITVAVQNRVVVLTGLVHDANARQVASELTWDTPGVFDVCNTLRLTGQRRGRR, encoded by the coding sequence ATGTACATGCACTGGCCGACACCCGGCGAGAACTGGTTCGGCGACGACTCGGACCAATCCCGACCGGACGTCGAGGACCTGCGGATCGAGGCACTTGTCGCCCAACGTCTGAGCGGCGACTGGACCACGCGGCAGCAACAGATCACCGTCGCCGTGCAGAACCGGGTCGTCGTCCTGACGGGTCTGGTGCACGACGCGAACGCGCGGCAGGTGGCAAGCGAGCTCACCTGGGACACGCCTGGCGTCTTCGATGTCTGCAACACTCTGCGGCTCACCGGGCAGCGGCGCGGCCGCCGGTAG
- a CDS encoding STAS domain-containing protein, with protein MGVSELNRDCLPAAGAVFDRVLALQPRRIVIDLSQCRHIDAAAIGLLLEVHRRLARADGILAVRDPNPRIARILRDARLDRVLQLVSSPPSCGSVPPAEGHRSDSAQPTLVAHGRASVHSPHWTD; from the coding sequence GTGGGCGTCAGCGAGCTCAATCGGGACTGCCTGCCGGCGGCCGGAGCGGTTTTCGACCGGGTGCTGGCTCTGCAGCCCCGGCGGATCGTCATCGACCTGTCGCAGTGCCGGCACATCGACGCTGCCGCAATCGGCCTGCTGCTCGAGGTGCACCGGAGGCTGGCGCGCGCCGACGGCATCCTCGCCGTCCGTGACCCGAATCCCCGCATCGCGCGCATCTTGCGCGACGCCCGTCTCGACCGGGTCCTGCAGCTCGTCAGCAGTCCACCGTCGTGTGGATCCGTCCCACCAGCCGAGGGACATCGGTCCGACTCGGCACAGCCCACGCTTGTCGCTCATGGTCGCGCGTCGGTGCACAGCCCGCACTGGACGGACTGA
- a CDS encoding MarR family transcriptional regulator — translation MKLYVEGAPASTEEHDVLVDSLSALSRTLVGITARTLNALDAEVTLSQYRTLVILASAAPLRTVDLASSLGVHPSTATRTCNRLVQRALVARRHRPEDRRVAWLTLTEAGKRLVGDVMRHRTAEIRRLLKATDVADPQTAADLINGLVVAAGEPTEESWWQRWEQSGPS, via the coding sequence GTGAAACTGTACGTGGAGGGCGCTCCTGCGTCGACCGAGGAGCACGACGTGCTGGTCGACAGCTTGTCCGCGCTGAGTCGCACCCTGGTGGGGATCACCGCTCGAACGCTGAACGCACTGGACGCCGAGGTGACCCTGTCGCAGTACCGGACGCTTGTCATCCTGGCGTCCGCCGCCCCGCTGCGCACCGTGGATCTGGCGTCATCGCTGGGAGTGCACCCGTCGACCGCGACAAGGACCTGCAACCGTCTGGTGCAGCGGGCACTGGTGGCCCGACGTCATCGGCCCGAGGACCGGCGGGTCGCCTGGTTGACCCTGACCGAGGCCGGCAAGAGGCTCGTGGGCGATGTCATGCGACACCGGACCGCCGAGATCCGACGGCTCCTGAAGGCGACCGACGTCGCAGATCCACAGACAGCCGCAGACCTGATCAACGGGCTGGTGGTAGCAGCCGGAGAGCCGACGGAGGAGTCGTGGTGGCAGCGCTGGGAGCAGTCTGGGCCGTCATGA